gacaattactcagtcatgcaacactgtacccaaatgatttttttgtcctttttccccccacaaatagagctttcttttggtggtatttgatcacctctgtgttttttattttttgcgctattaatgaaaaaagaccgaaaatttagaaaaaaaatgtttttttcttagtttctgtgataaaattttgcaaaatattaatttttcttcataaattttggccacaatttatactgctacatgtctgataaaaataacccaaattttggggaaattatttggtctgtgtgaaagttttagagtctacaagctatagtgcaaatcataataaattatcacatatgatcacacctgatgttttgaaggcctatctcatttcttgagaccctaacaagccaggaaagtacaaatgccccccaaataacccctttttggaaagtagacatcccaaggtatttagtaagaggcatggtgagttatttgaagttgtaattttttcccaaaacactttgcaaaattaagatttttattttttatttaaaaaaattctcaaaagtgtcattgtaatagtttatttctctcacatggcatgtgcataccacaaatgacaccccaaaatacattctgctactcctcctgagtaaaacgataccccatgtgtgagacttttccactgcctggctatataccgatgcccaacctgcagggagcgccatcaggggttttaggagcataaattgcacatctaactagttgacaacctattacaatttagaaggccctggaacaccaggacaatggaattacccacaaaatgaccccattttggaaagctaacaccctaacgtataatctatgaggcataatgagtcttttcaacggttcatttttttccagaagtttttggaatatgtggaaaaaaaatgaaaaacgcattttttttacacaaagttgtccattgataagatatttccaacacatagcatgtacatagcaaaaatgacaccccaaaatacattctgctattcctcctgagtaaaacgataccccatgtgtgagactttttcactgcctggccacatacagatgcccaacatgcagggagcgccatcaggggttttaggagcataaattgcacatctaactagttgacaacctattacacgtttgaaggccctggaacaccaggacaatggaattacccacaaaatgaccccattttggaaagctaacaccccaacgtataatctatgaggcataatgagtcttttcaacggttcatttttttccagaagtttttggaatatgtggaaaaaaaatgaaaaacgcattttttttacacaaagttgtccattgataagatatttccaacacatagcatgtacatagcaaaaatgacaccccaaaatacattctgctactcctcctgagtaaaacgataccccatgtgtgagacttctacacagcctgaccacatatagagatccaacatgcaaggaacaccgtcaggtgttccagagacacatagcatgcacataccaagaattacaccccaaaatacattatgctgagcaaagcgtaaacaaaatattaccttggtaatagtagcgcagttctacacagcaggatagcactggtccaggcagcaggcagggacttggtcagcaacgtccaggcagggatactgcaggtggtcagttcatgcaacaggcagaggcatgatggcataggtcctacaggcagcaggcagaaggagggcctcgttcaggacagaatggggacaggggtagaggcttctcccacccaaatctctttgaagcctccgggcaaccagaccctaatctagcatgagaaaacaaaaaagttttcttcatccagaaaaacttttctggcgcccctcacatatgtgagacccctgtgttcccactagtccagtagcagggtacaagatcagtccatgaggcaggcaaaaacatggtcaaacagtccgaggtcagttccagatcaggcagaggcagtacagaatcgttaggcagaagaatggtcgaaaaacagtccagggtcaattccaaatcgggcagaggtattacaaaatcgttgggcagaagaatggtcaaaaaacagtccagggtcaattccaaatcaggcagcggtattacaaaatcattaggcagaagggtggtccaataacaagcaggcagtggcataaggggtgagaaggcaggaacggaggattacgtttaccatactaaactaatactttagtttagtatggtaacgtttgaaacagtcagttacacagaggcctggttgtgaaggacactctgcacaataataaactgtgtcccgtctgactcctccactggtacacactttacattttttttgagctcgtcggcctgatgctgtgggagggatcttatccgggaagtgccgttcggagagccgacttaaaacatctgatcggatgttttGGGGTAGGTTGGTTGGGAATATCAGGGAAGTGGTAATTTTctccaggtagccaaggaagggtagggggttttgggttgATTTGCGGTAAACaatatgggagttgtagacggccaaatgaaaaaaataaattgctacctttttgtaccaatggtacgtgcgtcttgtggcaaggtatggttccaacatttggtcgtttaagtcgactccccccatgaacgaattgtagtcctgaatgcaggtgggtttttggatggtggtgccacgccttctgcgggtttcaacaaaAGAATCGTTGTGGATGGAGGACAACATATATACGTCtattctgtccctccacttcactgccagaacctccttgttgcgcagactcgccgattcccctttcttcagctttgtattcacaAAGCTTAGCGGAAAGCCTTTAcggttctttctggcggtgccacatgctggcatcttctttcggtgcaggttgtggaacagaggaagagacgtatagaagttgtccacgtacaggtggtatcctttatcaaggagggggttgatgagttgccagacaactttcccacttgatcccaagtagtctgggcaatcggggggattcagctgggtgtccttcccttcgtacaccaaaaaggaatacaggtaccctgtggctcgttcgcaaagtttgtagaccttcaccccatagcgtgcccttttgctgggtataaattgtttgattttaagtcggccacaaaattttactagggactcgtcgacacatacgttttgttccggggtatatatttgggggaataattgcGAAAAGTaatctaataaggggcgaattttgaaaagcctgtcaaaattggggtcatttcggggaaggcactgtgtattatcattgaagtggaggaacctcatgattataaaatatcgggatctgggcattgttgcggagaaaattggcatgtggtaaatggggcgttttgaccaaaaggaatgtttttcattttttgggttgagtcccatgcaaaaagtgaggcctaaaaaaatcctgaactcatccactgtaaggtctctccactggaagggacgggcataggacgatgtggggttcttgatgataaattgttgggcataaaggttgcactgggccacaatgctagaaagcagttcctcagggaaaaataaatcgaaaaattgaattggggaaaaattgtccgtgtttacctggactcctggctgggcagtgaaagggggaatgttggcttctccggaatttggaggaagccacagggggtactgaagggcatagggaaggctggcatgggtccttggcctttgttgctggggtactgcggtgctggtggatggcaattCGGTAGAggtggatggcacgacggtactggtggatggcacttcagtATTGGTTgatggcatgtcggtgctggtggatggcatgtcggtgctggtggatgccactgcctcctcaccagagcaccttcttttggcgggctgaccatcttccccctctgaACCTGTCGCTGTTCCACTGGTGTAGACTGGCTCATAGTCTACGTCCGAATCCGATTGGGAATCAGAAACAGGGAGCTCCACATTGCTCTCATCAGGTGCAGAAATAATCTGAAATGCCTCCTGTAAGGAATAGCGACGTTTTGACATTGCTGGCGgtgtgtgtggcacagatgtacactgaggtggcacagatgggcagagatagggactgaggtggcagagatggggactgaggtggcagagatggggactgaggtggtggaacagatgtacactgatgaggcagcacagatgtgtactgattgcacagatgtgcacggatgaggcggcacagatgtgtactgattgcacagatgtgcacggatgaggtggcacagatgtgcgctgaggcggcacagatgggcactgaggtgttacagatgggccctgatcacaggtgggcacaggcggtactgatggcagaggcggtactgatggcacaggtggtactgatggcacaggcagtactgatggcacaggcggtactgatggcacaggtggtactgatggcacaggtggtactgtggcacgggcggtactgatggcacgggcggtactgatggcacgggcggtactgatggcacaggcgtggcacaggtggtacggtggcacgggcggtacggtggcacgggcggtactgtggcacgggcggtactgtggcacgggcggtactgtggcacgggcggtactgtggcacgggcggtactgtggcacgggcggtactggtggcacgggcggtactggtggcacgggcggtactggtggcacaggcagtactggtggcacaggcgggcacaggtggtacgggctgtactgtggcacgggctgtactgtggcacgggctgtactgtggcacgggctgtactgtggcacgggctgtactgtggcacgggctgtactgtggcacgggctgtaCGGTGGCACGGGCTGTACGGTGgtaccaggtgggcactggtggtaccaggtgggcactggtggtaccaggtgggtactgattgggcactgatgggcacttttttaaactttttttaactttttatattATATGCACTTGTAGCACTGTATCAACTCACTCCCTCTCCACACACGCGGCGTCTGTGTGTGGAGAGAgagacggcaatgagagatgatctcatatgtttacatttgagatcatccgtCATTGGCTGtccagatcgcgctgtaaatagccgctgtgattggctatttaccgcgatctgtgtgcGGCTGTATCCAGGGGACGCGGTCAGCACATTAGTTCCCCGCTGTGCGCTcgtgagcgcgcgcggggaacgagcaaaggggaggccgtaaaaagacggcctgttagaaattcacagccgcgctgaggccgtacaaagtcgtacggccgtcagcaactgGTTAAAGTAAAagtactaaggcccggattcacgtagagcagcacatctttagaccggcgtagtgcatctcatatgcgctacgccaacgtaaatcagtgaggcaagaacagtattcacaaagaattcgctcccaaacttgtgctggagtaacgtaaattggccagcgtaagcccgcctaattcaaagtaggaaggtaatgggcgtgatctattaaaatgaagcgtgaccccatgtaaatgaagggccgaacgaacggcgcatgctcagaatcacgtctaagatacgacgacggctcaatgcctacgacgtgaggtaacctacgcccagccccattcacgtacgacttacgtaaacgacgtaaaaacgacgtaaaatacagaGTATGGGTTTTGTAGGTCTTTTTGTACCCAAAGGGGCATGGCGAGATGGAAGAGAGTCGGCTGGCACAATGCAGGGACTGTAATCTGTCCAAAGAAACATGACAAATATGCAGAGAATCCCGCCTTAGTCTAATTGGCCGCTTGTTGCAAGCCTGAAATAGAGCTAGAATAGGATTAGGAGATCCGTGTTCAGGGTGCAGAGTATaggttaaagtgttgctaaacctaaaaatgttttttttaccttactgcacgGTTTGCATTAAATTGGATGTAAACTCACTCTCAtccttctaaactactgccatagtgctaatctataaggatatagacgtcttctgcatgtatccttacttgtcaaatgtctctcctctgtctgttataagaactgaaaaactgcagattctgtgagtGGGCCTGTTGTATGAAGctaggtgggtggagtcgtgatgtcagtagactccccgccctcctctacactccccttgtcaacatgcattttgtcctgtgtattccttacactaaattctgctatgatcactaacatccagtcaaaatccagaaaagtaaccacatgacttcagaaaaggagtgggggtgggaattaaaagataatgcctgtctccaggctaatgcatgagatatgtaaataaatggtcattcacagcaaggggcggaacggactaaggtttttctctgtaagtccgttttatttcacttaacaataagaggattgctcagagccggATTaattctgtgtggcaagactgggcacagatgataggaaatcttatactgtacattgcgacatcaaaaaaataaataataatttcagGTTTACATCCGCTTTAgggtaaagaaataaaataaaaaaatcggtgTCCCTGTCCCAGCCCTTTCCTGTGTcaaggggaagagaggggagaagatatcAGCGCGATGCACGGCTGCATCTTGTCTCCCCTTACTTCAgcagcaggatcggggccactctgtgcaatactactgcacagagcaggttagcataatatgtttttttaattttaattaaaaaaaaaaattgactttagtaacactttatccatttaaggaccgcccactgcatatatactgcagcagggtggcCCTATTGCACGAAACGACATACCTGTATGTCATTTCATGCACGAGACACTGCAAGCTCAAGCCTGCTGCACAGCAGGGGAGCCAGTGTCCGCCGGCCAACCGCGatcgctcctgctgctgtcagagtcagtgagccaataaggagatagACTGGGGGCCGAGCCGCaactcagtgtctgaatggacacacagagctgcagcccctcctgggggcactcggcaggagggaggggccaggagcgccagcgagGGACCAgaaaagaagaggatctgggctgctctttgcaaaaccactgcacagagcaggcaagtataacatgtttgttatttaaaaaacaaacaagactttagtatcaaaaGTGCAAGTACAGCCGTCATATTTGTGTAgaccagggggtctccaaacttttcaagtaAAGGGCAAGTTTaccgtccttcagactttaggggggggccagattgtggccaacTGGGGTAGAAAATGACCTAACATCAATGAGACATTGCCTCAAGGTTGttggtcagtggaagaaatagtgccccaccactggGAGGAATATTCCCCCCCGAGGGGgggtcacagtttggagacccccggtGTAGACAATGGTTATGGAACAGTAAGTATTTTCCACCCTGATACCCAATATTCCCCTGGAAGGGCAGAGCAAACACACTCCCAGTTCACTTCCTGGGTTTTGGTTTTATAAGAACGATGGCATTGGAtacatttttatgttattttcccTCTACAGTTTTCTGGAAAGATCAACTTTTACTACCCTTCATGAAAATGATAAAAAGTTATAcagagtattaaccacttaaggaccgcctcctgcacattaacGTCGGCTCCCGCGACCcagttcgaagctccgtgaccgcggacccgatcgccgctggagtcccgcgatcggtccccggagctgaagaacggggagagctgtgtgtaaacacagcttccccattcttcactgtggcgctatcatcgatcgtgtgttcccatttatagggaaacacaatcgatgacgtcacacctacagccacacccccctacagtttgaaacacaaatgaggtcacacataaccccttcagtgcccccttgtggttaactcccaaactgcaattgtaattttcacagtaaacaatgcattataaatgcattttttctgtgaaaatgagaatggtcccaaaaatgtgtcaaaattgtccgaagtgtccgccataatttcgcagtcatgaaaaaaaaaaaaaaaaaaaaaaaaaaaaaaaaaacgctgatcgccgccattggtagtaaaaaaataaaataataaaaatgcaataaaactatcccctattttgtaaacgctataaattttgcgcaaaccaaccgataaacgcttattgcgatttttttttatcaaaaataggtagaagaatacttatcgccctaaacggaggaaaaattattatttttttatatattttgaggaatatttattatagcaaaaagtaaaaaaatattgaatttttttcaaaattgtcgctctatttttgtttatagcgcaaaaaataaaaaccgcagaggtgatcaaataccaccaaaagaaagctctattcgtgggaaaaaaaggacgccaattttgtttggaaaacacgtcgcacgaccgcgcaattgtcagttaaagcgacgcagtgccgattggcaaaaactggccgggtcctttagctgcctaaaaggcccgggtcttaagtggttaaacactgcaCTCTATAACTGCTCATTTCCTATTTACCTTCAGTACTTTCTTCATTGCCCGAAGACAGCAACTTCCAGATGAGGTAGGGGCCACCGAGGATGACAGCAAAGAATAAGAAAATTGGCCACGATTTGGTTGAGTTGGTGGCATCATTCTCTGAGCCAAGACCAGCCACAGTACCTGCACTCTCAGTCCACAAATCCTCATTCTCCGAACCTCTCCGTAGACCCAGAAGTCTCTGCAAACGTCGGTACAGGAAGCCGATTGTTCTGACCAGTGCAAATGCAGAAAACACTTTAGTAAAGTGAATCTTTAGCCGAGAAAAGTGGTTTGCCACATCCAGTACTGCCCTGAAGCTATTATAAACAGCTGAGAAAGTAGCATCCATCATCATGCTGACTGAGGCAAAAGCTTGAACGATGCTCTCGATGGACTGGAACGCTCCGCGGCTGCTTTCTTCAGCTTGACGGACAAATCTGCTGGGAGTGGCATCATCTGTCTGGAATCGGTTATAACCAATCGCATTGCCGTAGCCATGGTTGTATGGGCTGTAGCCACCGTACATCGAACTGCCATATGAGCCATAAGAGCCAAAACTAGGCGAGAAAGAACTGTACGCAGGTCGGTAGGCATTAAGTGAACTTGTTCTGGTTTGCTGAGAAGGTCTGGGTAGTACCGGTGGTGGAACCCTGGTAAGAGCTGGCGGTCCTGGCCTGGTAATAGTGGTCCTCAAGTCAGCCGAcctaagaaaaaaacacaaaatgtaactTGACAACAAAATAGACAAAGTTTTCACACATATATTGTCTGTTTATGCGTTTCCCTGGAAACATACAAGCAGATTTAGGCCTTGTTTAGATTTGCAGTTATGGGTGGGGCTGCATTATTACCCCCCTTTTGAGGTTTCAAGATCCGTGGATTGGAGTGTACACATGCTGCGATTGCTTTACAAAAATTATGCGTTACAAAAATGATCCCCCCTTTAATGAGTCGCACTTAGCGAACAGTACTGCCTGCCAAATACAACCGCACCTTAGAACTTtaggccaaaaataaaaaaaatggacaaatAGGCATGAATTTTAATGCAGAAGAAATTCTGTCGCTTGTGCATAAATTTACTTACCTGGCTGCCAGCCTGCCCATGTGCACGTGCGGCTCACTGTACACATTTGGCAATGCTGAATCTGACTAAACTCCCATGCATGGGTAAAAATGACATCATCCCTGGCCAGCCAATGAAATCGTGTGGCGATCGAGACCCAGAAGCCAACAACCGGAAAAGGTCAGTGGCCGTGCGGGaagctgctgtaaaaatgtcaagaAACTTCCAGTGTTAATGAGGCCTAAAGGTAACTACAACGTTGCTGTTTGGCTTATTATCACATACAGGATTTCCAAGGAAGATTCCCTTTACCTCCCTACTGGATATTGTAGTAAAATAACTAACGGGGGAGTGGTTGCTCTAGTAAACCCTACAAACTGACAGACAATGGAAATCATAGGCCAAAGGCACAGAGATAATCAGAGCCACTCtatactagaggtcgaccgatatgggttttcctgtggccgatgccgatatttagaaatcggggcggccgatggcggatatatgatgccgatttttgcgccgatattttaggcctattttttttggtggcactggctcgtggcactggaagatggcactagcagaaggcactgattggcaggtggcacttattggcactggcaggttgcactggatggcactgaaagatagTACTAGcatatggcactgattggcaggtggcacttattgacactggcaggtggcactaattggcagatggcactggcaggtgccactaacaggtgacactggttggcactgactggcaggttgcactggatggcactgaaagatagtactagcagatggcactgattggcaggtggcactaattggcagatggcactggcaggtgccactaacaggtgacactggttggcactgactggcagatggcactggttggcattggcaggtggcactgatggctttagttggcactggtaggtggcactggatggtggcactggcattggcagatggcactggacggcaagtggcactggcagaaaaaaataggcactggcaaaaaaaaaatagtgtcacccccctctccctcctcagtacagacccccctctccctcctcagtacagacaccccccccctgccctccgtagtacagacaccagagagcggtgtgtgtcccacgagcgtgggcccctcctcctctgtgggtgtaaacagagaggagggccgccgcgctgggtgtaccaagatggccgcggctccggagctaggccgaagccgtggcctttcctgatgctgtgaccgcggcggcaatccgcggattgccgccgtggtcaaagcatcaggaaaggctgcagcttcggcctagctccggagccgtgtcaccgctagcggccatgttaaataataaatatcaacctaatttggataaaaatcggctCATGCCGATTTCTTCAAAACGGCCAGAtaacggccgatatatcggtcgacctctactctaTACCTTGTGATCACTGGGATAGCTAATCCCAGTGAGTGTTTCCATCGGAAAGCCCACCCCTTCCTCTcacaaggctgggttcacactagtgcgatgtgGGAAACCCTGCGAATCCTGtgctggttcccgcatcacacCTGAATTGCAGACAGTGCACGCTGACATTTGCAAACCCCTGCAGGTGTCAGTGTAAAGTTAATGATGCCCCCAGATCTGTTCGCAGactgcagtgcgaactgtgaaacGCTACAGGAATGGGTGAACACCCTTGccatccgattccagtgcggacccAAAAAAAAGAGGCCTTGTACCATTTTGGTCCGAATTCAGCCTGGCAAACcgtatggctgaattcgcatcaCACAGGCATCACCTGATCTGCACAGACAcgtggtgcgaatcacatgcaatgtctgtgtttgCACCTGTGTGATCGAGGAagattgaggtggttaaagggaAAAGCTCAGAAATCTATGCTGCAATAACTTTAGTGGCTGTGCGAGTTCTGAGCTTGTATCTGAAATCAGAATGATAAGACAGCCTGTCCTTACAGGAAAAGATAAGAGAATTTAATAAGTAACTATGGCAGAATCTCCTCAATTGCCATTCCATGTCAGCATGACCGGTATTATGTTTAAACTTCACTCTGCAATAAAGTGTACAAGCAGCTAAAACTTAGTTTTGATTACAGTATGGAAGGGATGAAGTCCTATCAGGTCATTTCTTGATGTCCGTGTCCTGCTGAGATTTTCAGGCACAgcaatgtgtttttttcaacAACTTCAACaagctgaaaaaacacaaaggtttacaacaccTATAATGGCTCATTAAGGCTCCTTTTAGActtacagttggggggggggggggggtttgccgccTGCTAACCGCACCCCCTTCAGCTGCTATAGGCAGTGACTGGAGATGTTCATATGCCGTGGCAAAGTTCACCCGACATGTAGCGATTGGCGGGCTACACATTCGATTAAATAGAAAAGAGCCACTAAGGCCCAACAACCTGACGATTGTTGCATCGCTTCCTCACTGCTTCTCAGTAGCCTCTGAAGTGCGATCTGAATGAGAATCGGCCTTCAGAGGCGAGAGCGATTTAGTCGCATGTctcaggcccggttcacacttatgcaggttATGGTAGATGCTTTTTCACACACGTTTTTGATGCGGTTTTGGAAATTTGTTTTATAGgtaggcaactcctatcctcgTATGGATTAGTGGTTTTAAATGGGAGGACACAAAGGATCCCCTCCACATCTTTCCAAATAACCGTTCTGTTCCTTTGGCGTAAGTTGTTACTACACACTAATGTAGGtatcacattacaatacaattgtacttttaggccccattcacacctgagcattttgtagctaGAAgcctcaagctacaaaacgctggagggggggaatcaattattctctatggagaaagTTCACAGAAGGCAAACACCTGACGCacaaaaaaagttctggagctttttaaAGTAGCTCAATTCGggcgtttttcttctttttacattggtgaccctttgACCTGTTACATAGGCAGGTAATTCTAATCAGCACTCaaaagaatgcaaacatgtaataAAAACATTAGTGCAATATATAGGCAAAGCAAACATTTTGGGAGGTGTATGTTGTCTTGCAGGACAAACCAGCAGaaacacaaaaaatgcattctattgaagtctatggcagggTTCGACAAagtccgggcgcccggtcgcaattgtgactagaattagcgacctggtgcccggggaagcttaggcctgcagaaggccgcggcctca
The sequence above is drawn from the Rana temporaria chromosome 4, aRanTem1.1, whole genome shotgun sequence genome and encodes:
- the PEX13 gene encoding peroxisome biogenesis factor 13 — its product is MAAQPAPPKPWETRRVLGGIPGSSFQSADLRTTITRPGPPALTRVPPPVLPRPSQQTRTSSLNAYRPAYSSFSPSFGSYGSYGSSMYGGYSPYNHGYGNAIGYNRFQTDDATPSRFVRQAEESSRGAFQSIESIVQAFASVSMMMDATFSAVYNSFRAVLDVANHFSRLKIHFTKVFSAFALVRTIGFLYRRLQRLLGLRRGSENEDLWTESAGTVAGLGSENDATNSTKSWPIFLFFAVILGGPYLIWKLLSSGNEESTEENLDWASGEGDHVVGRAEYDFAATSDEELSFHAGDMLNLAPKEQQPKIRGWLLGSLDGQTTGFVPANYIKILGKRRGRKAGGEAEKRQEQQAFPNIAPLSTVSSVATLEDQEAALESVFVETRSTGPGVETSSSHRAAFDV